The window cactCGCAATGCCCGGCCTGCACGCGGGGCCGTTTAGCGTTTGGCTTGAATGCGTGAAAATAGAGATGACTAGAAGCAACAGTAAACGACTAATATAAAACAGACCGGGAGGCAGATATTGATCTATAATATATGTGTATTCTAAGAAGATATATAGCCGAGGTCTTGAAACTTGggcccttgtggacttcaactcccagaattctccagccagcaaaggtggctggagaagtctgggagttgaagtccacaagtcttaaagggccCAAGTTTCAAGGCCTCTGACATATAGAATGTCAAAAATCCCGGGCTGTAAACGACATCTTTTTGTCCACCTAATGCTTTTGGCATGGCCCAAAAATATGACTCCCCTTTTTaattgttagttgcgaagttgtgtccgacccattgcgaccccatggacaacgttcctccaggccttcctgctctctaccatcctctgaagTCCATTTAATCTGGtcccaactgcttcagtgactccattcaACCACCTGATTCTCTAtcattaggttcttctccagtgagtccttccttctcattaggtggccagagCATTTGAGATTCATCTTCAGAATTTggccgaatagaatagaatataatttttattggccaagtatgattggacacacaaggaatttgtcttggtgcatatgctctcatatgctggctgggggattctgggagttgaagtccagatatcttcaagtttcaaggttgggaaacactggtgtacataaaagaaaaaaatacatttgtcaagaatcatatggtacaacacttaacgattgtcataggggtcaaataagcaatgaagaaacaaacaatattaataaaaatcttaggatacaagcaacaagttacagtcatacagtcctaagtgggaggaaaaggatgataggaatgatgagggggggaaactagtagaaatagaagtgcagatttaggaaaaagtctgacagtgttgagggaattatttgtttagtagagtgatggccttcaggaaaaaactgttcttgtgtctagttgtcttggtgtgcagtgctctgtagccataatttgagggtaggagttgaaacagtttgtgtccaggatgtgagggtcagtaaatattttcacagccctctttttgacttgtgcagtatacaggtcctcaatggaaggcaggttggcagcaattgttttttctgcagagcAAGAGCAAGTCAGGGTTGATTTCCAAgggacttatttttatttattttatttatttgttttgtcaggtAGGtattggtatacaaagatataatatttatatacatgatactcgcaggagtcttctacAGCACCATAGTTCAGAGGCCTCATTTCTTTGGTGTTCAACTTTTCTTATGgttcaactttcacagccatacattacaacttggaaaaccatagccttgactatacatgCTATAAAACTGCATTCAAAAACTTTAACTCCTTGCCCGAAGGTGAATTGTGAATTTGGTATATTATCGTGGACTCCCTTCTACTGCTATAGAATCACTTCCTTGATGTCATGTTTCTCCAAAGCATCAGCCATTTGTGCTCTCCTTTAGCTGCTGTGTAAAGAGCCCATGATATTTACACATAAGGAAATTCTAAGTTtttaatagcattagcatttagaattatactgcttcacagccctctctaagtggtttacagagagtaagcatattgcccccaacaatctgggtcctcattttacctaccttggaaagatggaaggcttaatcaaccttgagcctactgagattcgatccaccaaactgctggcagccgtgatcagcagaagtagcttgcagtactgcactctaaccattacaCCACCAGGGCTTCCCTCCCCCCAACTACATACTGTAAATGTAGAGAACTGCaccatttaatactttgtttacTATTCTAAAGTTTTGTTGAGGTAGGATTTTTTAAGCAGTATTTGGGGTCCATAGGATATACCAATTCTCAGTTGTATCTTAGTTTCAACTGTTATTGATAGAATAATATTCAGTAACTCAAGATTTGAAGGGACTGAATATTATGGTATGACAGACTCAGCAACGCATATCGTTAAGCTCTCTAAACCTATTTTGCCACTATTTTTTAATTCCCATATCTGTATTTAAAATTGTTATTGGATGAGCTCCCattagctcctgcccacctagcatttTGAAAGTGCACATGCAAGTTGATAAATAGGTATGGTTCCTTGGGCATTCCCTGGGCATTAGTGATCTCACCAGCTAATCCTTTCAACTTGGAAGTGCCTTGGCAAAAGTAGTTAGATACTTCATATTCTAATAAATTAATCCTGTAATTAATATAAATGAAAGTATATTGGACAAAAACTAGCATTGCCTTTATACTTGCTCAAAAGGAATGTTGCCCAGAACTGCTTTTGAGCTGTCCCAAAATTTGTGTTCAGATTTTATAGATGACAAATGATTGCAAAAACAAGAGTAATCCTATTACATATTCTGCTATCACAAGCCATTTGTCCGTTGGAGCTAGTTGAATAGTGAAcattattcattattaaataaTTTGATTCACTTTTAGCAATGAAGTGAAACAACTGTTCttaatctgtgtgtgtgtatgcatggtgTGAAACTTGATGTTATGCTATTTTACAAGATTCTGTGTACAATATTCTATTTTTGTCGCATATTATGAACAGATGGCCCCTGCAAAGAAAGGTGGTGAAAAGAAAAAAGGCCGATCAGCCATCAATGAGGTGGTTACTCGAGAATATACTATAAATATTCACAAAAGGATCCATGGCGTGTGAGTGTTTTTTCCTCTATTGGAATTTAGATCAGACTTTTAATTGTCAGCATTTTGTtaattctcttttaaaaaattttaaaattcagaaatAGATCAGTGATTGCTAAGGTTAGTTCATAAGATTTGCTTATCAGATTTATTGGAAAAGAAGTAAGAATATAGAGTAGCACAGATGTTAAAAGCATTTACTCCCACAGGGCCTGTGAAATTTCTGGGGTATTATGGACTGGCTCAGTAAAAGCTTTGAAAGGTGGTATTTAGTATTGCCATAAGCTGTCTAGTATATAGAAAAGCCTGAAATGAAAATATTGGCCAGCTagttgtaatattttttttaacaaaacatgACATCACTGCTGTCAAAAGTGCTGCTACCAAGGTTGTAGTTTGACAGCCCCCTTGAGCTTTCTGAATTTGCCCTAAAATATCTGTTTAGAACAAGTTCctgaattttgcttctgcaaatttGATACATTTCTAAAACATCAAAAATAACATCATCACAATCCAGGTGACTAGATTCTGCGGACCTTCATTAACGATTTGCGGAACCTGGTGAACAATCCATTATAACCAttgtatataattaatattttttatattgccATCCTGTTGTGTTTTAGTACCTGATAACTGGAGGCCTTCACAATATGACCAATTATAGCTGAGTCTGTGCTTGTTTACATGCAACTGATAGGCTGCCAAATTATGATTTCAGCAtagattttatttgttatttcttactattttattctagaacatttaattagatatttatttttaatttactggtctttgactgtaataaatacTTGAACATACCAAAAGTATACAATAATGAAcctaatagatttttaaaatagagGTTTATAGATTTATATCCATTATATTCAGGCTGTacaagtatttttaaaaactgactGGATGTGTTAGAATGAATGAAGCACTCTTCACAGCTTTAAAGCAGTTGTGTCTCAGGATGTATAATTGTTTTAAAGTCTGCTTCTTCTTTGTGTTTCACATGTAGCTGTGTGCGAAATATTCCTTTGAATGTACACACCTTTTATATTACTTAAAGCTGGTGTCTAAATATAAAAGCATAACCACTGACTTAATGGCACGGTCTTTATTTTTGTACTCTCAGGGGCTTCAAGAAACGGGCTCCTCGTGCTCTTAAGGAGATTCGAAAATTTGCCATGAAGGAAATGGGGACTCCTGATGTACGCATTGATACCCGTTTGAACAAGGCTGTCTGGACGAAAGGAATAAGGTATCATCAGATTGTTCCATTGATCAAAATGCTGTCTTGTTCTTTGCTCAGTGCAAAGGAATACTCAGTGTTTGCACAAATAATAATGGGTATGATGAGAGCCTAATGTAGTATTTTAATACATTCAACTGCTAAGCTGGCtggtgaattttttttagaaCTGGTAAGGAAGAAAGCCATGGCCAACCAattctgggggggggaaacttaTCAAGAAAAAGGGCTTATCCAGACTGTCTGAATATAGCACATGATTGaaggggaaaaatgaaaatacagtggtacctctacttatgagcttaattcattccgtgaccaggttcttaagtagaaaggtttgtaagaagaagcaatttttatcccataggaatcaatgtaagagcaaataatgtgtgtgattgggaaaccacagagagtgtgaaggccctgtttcctcccagaagattcctagaggccccacagaggcttctctcttccttttctggccctgtttcctcccagagattcctagagaggccccacagaggcttctcccttccttttctggacctgtttcctcctagagaggccccacagaggcttctccctgccttttccggttacagtgtcggaggcttgggtttgtaagtggaaaatggttcttgagaagaagcaaaaaaacccggttcttatctggaaaagttcataagtagaggtgttcttagggagaggtaccactgtatacagtgatcccccgggtattgcgatcccgatcattgcgaaacggctatatggcgattttgcaacccggaagtaaaaacaccacctgcgcatgcgcgccctttttttctatgggcacgcatgcgtagatggcgccgggcagatcagctgctgggcggcttccctgggtcttccccctcttgctggcgggagggcgagcggcgggcatcagcgaggagtttccccaccgcccacgcaaactcctcgctgccgctcgcccgcccacgccgttcgctcgcactgcttcccagctgggaagcggcactgggggtcttaccggccgcccactcctgccgcgcccgccgcttgtccgccacctgcctgcccgcgcgccggcccttcgcccgcccatgccgttcgctcacgccgcttcccagctgagtcctgaagcgaatggcgtgggcgggcgaagggccggcgcgcgggcaggcaggcggtggacaagcggcgggcgcggcagcagcgaggagtgggcggccggtaagacccccagcgccgcttcccagctgggaagcggcgcgagcgaacggcgggcggcagggaaaccccaatcttcggctcctcgctgctgcggcgatagtaaaaacaccatctgcgctacttcgcgaaaaaccggtcattgcgaggggaacgaaaccctcgcaataatcgggggatcactgtactgttatTTGTTGGTTTGTGTCATCCCTTTCACACAAATGCAAGGTTCTCTCTTAcataatatttttctcttttgttttttccTCACAACCCTTTGGAATAGGGTGGATTGACAATGACTGGTGCTTCTTAATGTACAgctagtcctcgagttacaacatttcatttagtgactcttcaGAATTAAAAAGTGAAAAAAGTGCTTTATGACTTGTTACACACAACCATTGCAGCCTCccggtggtcacatgatcaaaattcaggtgcttggcaactaactcacatttatgacacttgcattgtcctggagtcatgtgatcagcttttatGACTTTCcgacaaagtcaatgaggaatccagattcacttaacaaccatgttgctaacttaaccaatgcaatggttcacttaactgtggcaagaaaagttgtaaaataggaCAAAGTCACTTAATAaacgtttcacttagcaacacatggtttggactcaattgtgggtcataactcaaggactcccTGTACTTTATAGTTCTAATAATCAGGTgcaattataaatttataaatccaAGTGATTAAGGTCGTTCTCTTGAATATAGGTTACAGGTAATTTTTCTTACTGTCTTTTTTTAATGACTGCTGGAAATTAATCTAAAAAACTGCAGCTTTGCCAGCAATCCTTGCATTTACTTGTATCACAGCattaccaccagatggatttataATTGGCTGACAAAGTACTCAAACACTCCTACATCTATACGGAGGAAAGGAACCAGTGGGGTACCAAATGGTTCAATTTTAGGCCCAGCACTCTTCAGTATCTTCATAAATAACCTAGAGGAAggtgaactcatcaaatttgcagatgactaagctggcaggaatagccaataccCCAGAAGAGAAGCTCAGGAGCTCAAAAGATCTTGATCGATTTGAACAATGAGCCCTAGGTGGAGAAAAGCAAAATTTTATACCTAGGTAGGAAAAACCAAAGGTGTAAGCACAGGTTTTGCCTAACCTGACTGTGAGAGGGGTCTTGGAGTCCTGCTGGACGATCACTTAAACATGATTAAATAGTGTGCAGCACCAGATAAAtacatgtgaagtattagtactgctttataaatccttagtaagACCTCACCTGGAATATGGCATTCCATTTTGGTccccacattacaaaaaaaagaaattgagactttggaaacaatgcaaagaagagcaactaaggacTAGGGCTCCTttagaggggttgccacaaagaaaatgagtcaacttattttccaaagcagcagaaggcaagacaagaaacgatggaaactaaccaaggagagaaacaacctggaattaaggggaaaccagtggaacaacttgccttcaaaaGTGATAGGTCACTGGAGATTTCTAAGAAAAGACTGgctagccacttgtctgaaatgctatagggcagtgatggcgaacctatggcacgggtgccacagttggcatgcggagccatatctgctggtacgtgaaccattgccctagctcagctccaacatgcatgtgtgtgccggccagctgatttttggctcacacaaaggctctgggagggtgtttttggcttccaaagagcctctgggaggatgggggagggcattttaccctcccccagtttcAGTGGAGCTTGTGGaaagtgaaacatgagcctactggacctaccagaagttggggaataggccatttctggcctccggggggtgggaggGAACTGTTTCcatctccccaggcattgaattgtgtgtgggggcacttgtgcatgtgcgatagtatACGCTCACACTTTTTctgcacctgaggggaaaaaggttcaccatcactggtatagggtttcctacttgagcagggggttggactagaagacctccgaggtctcttccagctctattctgattgattgatcaatctgTGGTCATGTGAGAGCCATTTGTATGTTTCACATCAGGCTTCTTACTAACAATGGACAACACGGAAGTAGAATTACAGTCATGTGATGTCTTGCATAATGAACAAACAGGAAGTGGTGTAACCCTATTATTGCTAGTTGACTTTCTGCTTAGTGATGGAGTTGCCAATCTAAATTGTAATTAAGCCAAGACTGTCTGTAATTGACATTACTTTAAATAAGCACAACAGCTTTatttagaaataaagaaaaaaatttacATTGGAGTTTtttaactaaaaaaataaaagtaaaaaaatactGCTGTTATACATAACTTGCCTaccttttaaaaagcaaaatactgtcataaaagaaaaaaaacacatgcttctaaatattgcaaatattttaCAGGAATGTTCCTTATCGTATCCGAGTACGCTTATCCCGAAAGCGGAATGAAGATGAAGATTCACCCAATAAATTGTATACACTGGTTACTTATGTGCCAGTCACCACTTTCAAAGGTAAATTGTATTCTATATTAGAACAGAGatccatatttatttaaatatagctGTACCAGTGTTTAGAACAGAAGTAATTGCACCATTTTCAAGAAAAATAAGTCACATATATAATTGCTTATGTTATATTCtattaatacaggtagtcttcaacttattaCAATTGAGTCCAACAATTCTGTtaattgagacatttgttaagtgaattttatgccagatgtgaaaaatagtcataagtgattttgttgtaactttgaatggtcactaaatgaatggttgcaaatcaagaactatctgtatatCCAGCTCTCTCAGTAACTAtggtttcattcttttttttctttgtttgcagGTCTACAGACTGTTAATGTAGATGAAAACTAAGCTTTTATTACAATAAAAATACTAAATTGGTATTAAAACACGTAGAAGTATCTTTTTTGCAATCAAATTACTCTGGATTACCAGTCAGCAATTGAATTCCATAGTTGCTCAAAGGTGAAACAAGTCTTCCAATTGCCTGCTATGTCACAATATTTCTTGATCATTCTAATGGTATGAAGAAAAATAGGGCAACCTTGTCTCCTTTCTTGGAATACCTGATGTATCAGAAGCCAAATTTTCTAATGGGTTGCTGGCTCCTCTTGTCATATAGTGAAACAAAGTGAGCTCTGTTTCACCTTTCCACTTTTTCTTGCAAAACAACTTCCCTCACAAGCTCTGGAATGAACTAAATATTTTGGACGGTTATAGA of the Erythrolamprus reginae isolate rEryReg1 chromosome 4, rEryReg1.hap1, whole genome shotgun sequence genome contains:
- the RPL31 gene encoding large ribosomal subunit protein eL31 → MAPAKKGGEKKKGRSAINEVVTREYTINIHKRIHGVGFKKRAPRALKEIRKFAMKEMGTPDVRIDTRLNKAVWTKGIRNVPYRIRVRLSRKRNEDEDSPNKLYTLVTYVPVTTFKGLQTVNVDEN